The Halococcus hamelinensis 100A6 genome window below encodes:
- a CDS encoding inorganic phosphate transporter gives LFALIGGWTVGRKVVTTMGGEIVPSSQFTLVASTVVLFFTGLSLLISNLYGVPASTSMTSVGAIVGLGFASNTLNETLMFSIVSAWIVAPLVAFWAGVIIGRYIYPYLDARISFARIEGGLFHLDRSGSIPTPRLNENVGPRDVVGAALVLVVACYNAFSAGASNVANAVAPLVGSGQITVVQGVVLAIAAIGVGAFTIARRTLDTVGDGITDLPILAAMLVSLVGATIITVLSNMGIPASLAVSMTSCIIGLGWGRSSRAVTLADAAGSAMSGEGGPDLSVGALAAETTPKTGEPPLPRGPSVGDLATARPAEEPPETDEQPAQVPKIGEEDPDELVAEELFDAAATSRIVMLWLLTPTISTVGSYVIFAFVL, from the coding sequence CCCTCTTCGCGCTGATCGGCGGCTGGACGGTCGGGCGGAAGGTCGTCACGACCATGGGCGGGGAGATCGTGCCGTCGAGCCAGTTCACGCTGGTCGCGAGCACGGTCGTTCTCTTCTTCACCGGCCTCTCGTTGCTGATCTCGAACCTCTATGGCGTCCCGGCCTCGACCTCGATGACCTCCGTCGGCGCGATCGTCGGGCTCGGCTTCGCGAGCAACACCCTCAACGAGACCCTGATGTTCTCGATCGTCTCGGCGTGGATCGTCGCGCCGCTGGTCGCCTTCTGGGCGGGGGTCATTATCGGGCGGTACATCTACCCCTACCTCGACGCCCGGATCTCGTTCGCGCGGATCGAAGGCGGGTTGTTCCACCTCGACCGGTCGGGGTCGATTCCGACACCCCGGCTCAACGAGAACGTGGGGCCGCGTGACGTTGTCGGGGCGGCCCTCGTGCTCGTGGTCGCCTGTTACAACGCCTTCTCGGCGGGGGCGTCGAACGTCGCCAACGCGGTCGCACCGCTCGTGGGGAGCGGACAGATCACGGTGGTCCAGGGTGTCGTGCTCGCCATCGCCGCGATCGGCGTCGGGGCGTTCACGATCGCCCGACGCACCCTCGACACCGTTGGCGACGGCATCACCGACCTCCCGATCCTCGCCGCGATGCTGGTCTCGCTGGTGGGGGCGACGATCATCACCGTGCTCTCGAACATGGGGATCCCGGCGAGCCTCGCGGTCAGCATGACCTCCTGTATCATCGGCCTCGGGTGGGGGCGCTCCTCGCGCGCGGTGACGCTCGCCGACGCCGCCGGCTCCGCGATGAGCGGCGAGGGCGGACCCGACCTCTCCGTGGGCGCGCTGGCCGCCGAGACCACACCCAAGACCGGCGAGCCGCCGCTGCCGCGTGGCCCGTCCGTCGGCGACCTCGCGACCGCCAGACCCGCCGAGGAACCGCCGGAGACCGACGAACAGCCGGCCCAGGTCCCGAAGATCGGCGAGGAGGACCCCGACGAACTCGTCGCCGAGGAGCTGTTCGACGCCGCGGCGACCAGCCGGATCGTGATGCTCTGGCTGCTGACGCCGACCATCTCGACCGTCGGGTCGTACGTGATCTTCGCGTTCGTCCTCTGA
- the purB gene encoding adenylosuccinate lyase — translation MTSRGPLATVSPLDGRYASYTEPLVEYASEGALIRARVQVEIEYLIALADCDATPFAIDDADRETLREVYESFSEVDAERVKRLETEGTDDRPATNHDVKAVEYFVRDSLPDPAIASWVHFGLTSEDVNNLARRVCWKPAVESVVLPELEAVQEKFADLATAYADTPMLARTHGQPATPTTFGKEMAVYAGRLRRSIDRVERAADGLAGKLAGASGTYAAHRAAYPEVDWRTFSAAFVGSLGLAHVEPVTQLNPGDDLARLFDALRGANRVLLDADRDAWRYVSDGYLGQDSANDETGSSTMPHKVNPIDFENSEGNLEKANSDLEFLGTYVTTSRLQRDLSDSTVKRNVGSAFAHCLIGYRKAGIGLSKVVPNERVMREDLAANPEVVGEAVQTILRREGYSDAYERVKELTRGRRTSLDDFHELFDDLDVSEATREELRALTPAGYTGLASELADSES, via the coding sequence ATGACTTCCCGCGGCCCGCTCGCGACCGTCTCGCCGCTCGACGGCCGCTACGCGAGCTACACCGAGCCACTCGTCGAGTACGCGAGCGAGGGCGCGCTGATCCGCGCTCGTGTCCAGGTCGAGATCGAGTACCTGATCGCGCTCGCCGACTGCGACGCCACGCCGTTCGCCATCGACGACGCCGACCGCGAGACCCTTCGCGAGGTCTACGAGTCGTTCTCCGAGGTGGATGCAGAGCGCGTGAAACGCCTCGAAACCGAAGGGACGGACGACCGGCCCGCGACGAATCACGACGTGAAGGCCGTCGAGTACTTCGTTCGCGACAGCCTCCCCGACCCCGCTATCGCGTCGTGGGTTCACTTCGGGCTCACGAGCGAGGACGTCAACAACCTCGCGCGGCGGGTGTGCTGGAAACCGGCGGTCGAGTCGGTGGTGCTCCCCGAACTCGAAGCGGTACAGGAGAAGTTCGCCGACCTCGCCACGGCGTACGCCGACACCCCGATGCTCGCGCGAACCCACGGCCAGCCCGCCACCCCGACCACGTTCGGCAAGGAGATGGCGGTCTACGCCGGGCGGCTCCGCCGGAGTATCGACCGGGTCGAGCGCGCGGCCGACGGCCTCGCGGGCAAGCTCGCCGGCGCGAGCGGGACCTACGCCGCCCACCGCGCCGCCTACCCCGAGGTCGACTGGCGAACGTTCTCGGCGGCGTTCGTCGGCTCGCTGGGACTCGCCCACGTCGAACCCGTGACGCAGTTGAACCCCGGAGACGACCTCGCGCGGCTGTTCGACGCGCTCCGCGGGGCGAATCGAGTCCTGCTCGACGCCGACCGCGACGCCTGGCGCTACGTCTCGGACGGCTATCTCGGCCAGGACAGCGCGAACGACGAGACGGGGAGCTCGACGATGCCCCACAAGGTCAACCCCATCGACTTCGAGAACAGCGAGGGCAACCTCGAGAAGGCGAACTCGGACCTCGAATTTCTGGGGACCTATGTTACGACCTCGCGCCTCCAGCGCGACCTCTCGGACTCGACGGTAAAACGAAACGTCGGAAGCGCGTTCGCCCACTGCCTCATCGGCTACCGGAAGGCGGGCATCGGGCTCTCGAAGGTGGTCCCGAACGAGCGGGTCATGCGCGAGGACCTAGCGGCCAACCCCGAGGTCGTCGGCGAAGCGGTCCAGACGATCCTCCGACGCGAAGGGTATTCCGACGCCTACGAGCGGGTGAAGGAGCTGACCCGTGGCCGACGGACGAGCCTCGACGACTTCCACGAGCTGTTCGACGACCTCGACGTGAGCGAGGCGACCCGCGAGGAGCTACGGGCGCTCACGCCCGCGGGCTACACCGGCCTCGCGAGCGAGCTGGCCGATTCGGAGAGCTGA
- a CDS encoding universal stress protein has protein sequence MSDSPAPKHVLVPTDGSPQSERALDFALTFDDARITLLTVIDPVDIDPLTTGYQSPTGVPGMPGYSEEWYEGVRDDAEALHERLRERANDPDRIEGGEIVFGRSARRICAYVADHDVDHVVMGAHGRTGITRVLLGNTAESVVRRSPVNVTVIR, from the coding sequence ATGAGCGACTCGCCCGCGCCGAAGCACGTACTCGTCCCGACCGACGGCTCGCCGCAGTCCGAACGCGCCCTCGATTTCGCGCTGACGTTCGACGACGCCCGGATCACCCTCCTCACCGTCATCGACCCGGTCGACATCGACCCCCTCACGACGGGCTATCAGTCGCCGACGGGGGTTCCGGGGATGCCCGGCTACAGCGAGGAGTGGTACGAGGGCGTTCGCGACGACGCCGAGGCGCTCCACGAACGGCTGCGCGAACGCGCCAACGACCCGGATCGGATCGAGGGGGGCGAGATCGTCTTCGGGCGATCGGCTCGCCGGATCTGTGCCTACGTCGCCGACCACGACGTCGACCACGTCGTGATGGGCGCACACGGCCGCACGGGGATCACCCGGGTCCTCCTCGGCAACACCGCCGAGTCGGTGGTGCGCCGGTCGCCGGTCAACGTCACCGTGATTCGGTGA